The window CGTCCGGCACCGCGATCAGCGCGGGTACCACGCCGGGGGTCTCCGGGAACCACGCCAGGAGCTCCGCGGCGCCGGCAGCGACCGCTGGGTCGTAGTCGCTGAGCCAGTTCAGGTAGCGGTACCCGTGGCGTGCACCCGCTTCGTACGCCGCCTGCGCCCAGTACGCGGCGACCGCGTCGGTCGCGGCGAGCTGCGCCTCGTCCGGACGCGTCTCCTCGTCGTAGAGCCAGGTGAGAACCGTACGTTCGGTTTCGCTCGTCACGCCGCGGGCGCCCGCGAACGCGACGGCGGGGGAGAACGGCAGTTCCCCGTCCTCCCGGTCGCCCACCGCCAGCGCGCGCAGCAGGCCGATCAGGATCGCGCGGTCCGGCGTGTCCCGCGACTCCACCAGCCCGACCACGAACTGGACCACGTACCGGGTCGCCTGCCAGCGCGTTCCCTGGTGGTACACGGTGCCCAGCAGCGCCGCGCAGGCGTTCTGCCGGACGTCCGGATCGCCCGACCGTAACGACCGTAAGTGGCCCGGTACGTCGGTGGCGACACCGTAGGCGTGGTGCAGCCGGTTCCACGGGACCGCATCGAGACCCGCGAGCGGTGTCGGGGTCGATGGGGGCGGTGGGGGAGGAGTCGACAGCATGCGCACCCGCGATCGATACCACATCGGGTCGATCGCGCTGCAGGCACGGTCGTGGGTTACGCGCGTCCAAGGTGGACGTAACCGGCATTCCGCGTGGGGGCGCAGGGGATCGTGATGCAGGTGTGACCCGCAGCCCACTCGTCCGGCACGGCTCGTGGCCGGAGGTGACGCGACGGCTTACCGTCGTTGCGGGGGCCGACCTGTCGGCCTCCGCTGGGCAACGCAGTGGGAGGCACGAACGTGCGGGTGCTGGTGATCGAGGACGAGCGGGCTCTGGCCGACGCGGTAACCCGCGGGCTGCGCCGGGAGGGGATGGCCGTCGACGTCGCCTACAACGGCACCGACGGGCAGGAGATGGCCACCGTCACCCGCTACGACGTCCTGGTGCTCGACCGCGACCTGCCGGGCGTCCACGGCGACGTGATCTGCGCCGAGCTGGCGGCCTCCGGTTCGCTCACCCGCGTGCTCATGCTGACCGCCAGCGGGACCGTGGCCGACCGCGTCGAAGGGCTCGGGATCGGGGCCGACGACTACCTCGCGAAGCCGTTCGCGTTCGAGGAACTGGTCGCCCGGGTGCGTGCGCTCGGACGCCGGGCGACGCCGCCCGCCCCGCCGGTGCTCACCGTCGGCGACGTCGAGCTCGACCCGGCTCGCCGCGTGGTCAGCCGTGCGGGGCGTCCGGTCGACCTGACCCGGAAGGAGTTCGGCGTGCTGGAGGTGCTGCTCTCCGCGCGGGGCGCGGTGATCTCCAGCGAGGAGCTGCTCGAGCGGGTCTGGGACGCCAACGCCGACCCGTTCACCACGACCGTGCGGGTGACGATGATGACGCTGCGCAAGAAGCTCGGTGATCCGCCGCTGATCGAGACCGTGGTCGGTGCCGGTTATCGGGTGACACCGAGATGACCGTCTACGGGGGGCCGGCCCCGGTTCGACCGTCCCGGCTGCGCCCCACGCTGCGGCTGCGGCTGACGCTGCTCAACGGCATCCTGCTGGTCGGCGCCGGACTGCTCCTGCTGGTCCTCTCCTACCTCCTGGTGCGCGACCAGCTGATGTCCACCGAGCAGCTCGCGCCGGGCTCCAGCGTCACGCTGGTCGACGCGGACGGCAGCACGCACACCGAGAGTGCCACCGCGTGGCAGGAGAGCATGGCCTCCACCACCACGACCGACCTGCTGGTGAAGGGCTTCCTGGCGCTGGTCGCGATCGGCGTGGCCGGGGTGGCGGGCGGGCACCTGCTCACCGGACGGGCGCTGCGCCCACTGCACCAGGTGACCGCGACCGCCCGGCGCCTGTCCACCGAGACGCTCGACCACCGGCTGCACCACACCGGCCCGGACGACGAGGTGAAGGAGCTCGCCGACACGTTCGACAGCATGCTCGACCGATTGTCGGCCGCGTTCGGCAGCCAGAAACGGTTCGTCGCGAACGCCAGCCACGAGCTCCGGACGCCGCTCGCCGTGATGCGGACCGAGATCGACGTGACGCTCGCCGACGACGACGCGACGGTCGAGGACCTGCGCCGGATGGGCACCGTCGTCCGGGACGCCTCCAGCCGCGCGAACGAGCTGATCGAGGCGCTGCTGCTGCTCGCCCGCACCGAGGCCCAAGCAGGCCGGCTGGCCAAGCAGATACCCGTCGACCTCGCGCGAGGTGTCCCCTCGACGCTGGCAGCGGTCGCGGCCGAAGCCGAGCGGCTCTCGCTCCAGGTCGGCACCGACTTCGCCCCGGCCGTCGTGGTCGGCGACCCGAGCCTGCTGGAGCGCCTCGCCGGGAACCTGGTCGAGAACGCCGTGCGCTACAACGTCACCCATGGCGTCCTGAACGTGCGGACCGGCAGCGACGGACGCCAGGCCTGGCTGGTGGTCGCCAACGACGGACCGGAGCTGGACCAGCGCGAGGTCCCCGGGCTGTTCGAGCCGTTCCGGCGGGGCGGGGTCGAGCGCACCGGTACCCGCGGCGCGGGCCTGGGGCTCTCGATCGTCCGTGCGGTGGCCGGTGCGCACGGAGGGACCGTGCAGGCGGTCGCCCGGCCGGGCGGCGGGCTCGAGGTGACCGTGCTGATCCCCGCGGCCGATCCGGCGGTCGCCGCCACGCTCACCACGCCGGGCCGCGATTCGGCTCCGGCGGGCCGGGTGCGGGGTGTCGCCCGGCCCCAACCCCGCTGACCGGCGGGGCGGACGTCAGCCCATCGGCTGGCTTTTCCGCCGAAAAACAAGGCGGATGGTGACCATGGCTCGTCCGTGCCGTTGAGGCAGTTATCCTGTGCGGGTGGTGCTGCGGCCCCAGCGCGGCACCCCGGAGAAACCGGGCCGGTGTCCGCGACCCCCGCGAGAGCGAGAGGAACTACCACCCGCAATGACCATCGCCGTATCGACCGTGCTCGTCGTGACGAGCTTGGCGCTGATCCTGCTGATCCTGCTCCACCGGGGTAAGGGCGGGGGTCTGTCGAGCATGTTCGGCGGCGGCGTCTCCTCGAACCTCTCGGGCTCCTCGGTCGCGGAGAAGAACCTCGACCGGATCACGATCGCTACCGGCGTGATCTGGTTCGCCTGCATCGTGACGCTCGGGTTGCTGCTGAAGACGACCGCCGGCGCCTGATTTCTCGGGCTCGGTCGGCGCTCGGCAGCGACCACCCCCACCCACCCCCTCTGGGAAGGAACGGAGCGCTGTAACCGTGGCTGGTGGAAATGCCATCCGAGGCACCCGCGTCGGCGCGGGGCCGATGGGAGAGGCGGAGCGGGGGGAGTCAGCGCCCCGTCGCCACATTCCCTTCTACTGCGCGAACGGGCACGTGACCCGTGTGTCGTTCGCGGTGGAAGCCGCCGAGCCGGAGCACTGGGACTGTCCGCGGTGCGGGCTGCCTGCCGGCAAGGACCGCGAGAACCCGCCTGCGGCTCCGCGCAACGAGCCGTACAAGACGCACCTGGCCTACGTGCGGGAGCGGCGCAGCGACGCGGACGGTGAGGCGATCCTCGAGGAGGCCCTCGCGAAGGTGCGGGCGCGCCGCGGCGAGGTCTAAGACTTAAAGCGAGAAGCGGCCCCCTACCGGGGGCCGCTTCTGGCGTTCATGACCTGCGAAGGCGCAGGTTGGGTGGCACGTTGACCGCCGCTGCCTCGTCCACCAACCACAACGTCCGGACGCCGCCCCGCGCGCCGGCCGCCGGTATCTGGACGCGACCCGCACCGGCCAGCGCCAGCCCCACCGCCTCGGCCTTACCGGCGCCGGCGGCGAGCAGCCACACCTCGTCCGCGCTGGTGATCGTGCCGAACGTCAGCGAGATCCGGGTCGGCGGCGGTTTCGGACAGTTCCGCACCGCGGTGACCAGGCCCTCGTCGTACGCCGCGGGCGACTCCGGGAAGATCGACGCGATGTGCCCCTCCGGCCCGACGCCGAGCATCAGCACGTCGAACTTCGGGAGCGACGCGCCGGCCCGTGCCGCCTTCGACAGCTCGTCCGCGTACTGCTCAGCGGCGCTCTCCGGCGCGCTGCCGGTGTCGGCGGGCATCCGGTGCACCCGTGCCGGGTCGACCGGCACGTGGTCGAGCAGCGCCTCGGTGGCCTGCACCTCGTTCCGCTCGGGGTCGCCGGCCGCCAGGTAGCGCTCGTCACCCCACCAGATGTCGAGCGCGCCCCAGTCGATCGCGTCCCGCGCGGGGCTGGCGTTCAGCGCCTTCAGCGTCCCGATCCCGACGCCGCCACCGGTGAGGACGATCGAGGCGGTGCCACGCGCCTGCTGCGCGTCGACGATCCGCACCATCAGCCGGGCCGCGGCCGCCGCAGCCAGGACGTCGGCGTCCCGGTGGACGACAACACTCAGTTCGCCGACCGTCATGAGGTGGTCGCGGGGGTCGCGGTGGGCATCGGGTCCTTCCAGACGTGCGTGCGGAACGGCGACCGCTGATTCAGGCCGGTCAGCCCGGTGGCCGCGCCGAGCGCCTCACCGTAGGGCTGGTCCGGGTCGAGGCGCTTGATCTCCTCGGCGAGCTGCTCGCCCAGCGACCGCCGGGCCAGCGGCTGGATCCGGTCGGGAACCCCGGTGCGGCGCAGGATCGCGTGGTGACTGTCCTGCCGGACAACCGAGATCGTCGTGCCGTCGTCGATCTCGACCGTGACCTCGGCGATGCCCCGCTTCGCGGTCTCCTGCAGGTCGACCTCGAGGCCGAGACGGCTCCGCAGCCAGCCCACCAGCAGCGTTCCGGTGACGTTCCGCGGTGCGGTGATCACCTTGACCGACGTCGGACGGCCGATCACCGTGTCGAACGCGCCGGCCAGCAGCGTGCGCCACGGCGTCGTCCGGGACCAGCCCAGGTCGGTGTCGCCGGGCGCGTAGTCCTCGGCCCGGCCGTGCAGCGCCGCGATCGGGTCCGCCGCCTCCCGTGCGTCGGTGACCCGGCGGTCGGCGAACACCCCCAGCGGGTCGTACGCGATCCGCTCCGGCGGCTCGCCGTGCCACCACGTCACGACCGGCACGTCCGGCGCGAGCAACGGCAGCGTGACCGACTCGGCGTGCGCCGCGAGCCGCCCGTACATCCGCATCACGACGGCCTCGCCGGGACCGAGCCTGCCGCCCACCGAGATCTCCGCGTCCAGCCGCGGCATCGGCGCCTCGATCTGGCGCCGCACCACGATGAGCAGCCGGCACGGGTGGGCCGCCGCGGCGATGCTGGCCGCTTCCTCGGCGGCCGACACGTGCTTCTCGTTCGCGACGACGACGAGCGTCAGCGCCACACCGCTGGCGACGAATCCCGCGGCCCGGCGTGACTCCGCCAGTGCCTTGACCACGTCGGTGCCGGTGGTGTCCCAGAGTGTCGTCACGGCCGCCTCCAGGTGCGTCCCTCGCGGGCGAGCATCTCGTCCGCTGCCTTCGGGCCCCACTCGCCGGAGCGGTACTTGTGGGGCTCCTTGCCCTCCCAGTAGTCCTCCAGCGCGTCGATCACGACCCAGCTGGCCTCGACCTCGTCCGCGTTCGGGAACAGCGTCGAGTCGCCGACCAGCACGTCCAGGATCAGCCGCTCGTAGGCCTCCGGAGAAGACTCGGTGAACGCCTCGCCGTAGAGGAAGTCCATCGCGACATCGCGGACCTCCATCGCCGAGCCGGGCACCTTCGAACCGAACTTCAGCGTCATGCCCTCGTCCGGCTGCACCTTGATCACCAGCTGGTTCTGTCCCAGCGCCTCGGTGTCGGTGTCCGCGAACGGCAGGTGCGGCGCCCGCTTGAACAGCACCGCGATCTCGGTGACGCGGCGCGGCAGCCGCTTGCCCGCCCGCACGTAGAACGGCACGCCCGCCCAGCGGCGGGTGTGGATGCCGAGCTTGATCGCCGCGTACGTCTCGGTTGTCGAGTCGGCCGGGATGTCCTTCTCCTGCAGGTACCCGGGCACCCGCTGGCCGGCCAGCCAGCCCTGTTCGTACTGGCCACGGATCGCGTCGTGCTCCATGTCGACCGGGGGCTTCGTCGCGTGCAGGACCTTCAGCTTCTCGGTGCGGATCGCGTCCGCGGTGAAGCTCACCGGCTCCTCCATCGCGGCGAGCGCGAGCAACTGGAGCAGGTGGTTCTGGATCACGTCCCGCGCGGTGCCGGTCTTGTCGTAGAACCCGGCCCTGGTGCCGATGCCGACGTCCTCGGCCATCGTGATCTGCACCGAGTCGACGTAGTGCGCGTTCCAGATCGGCTCGAACAGCTGGTTGGCGAACCGCAGCGCCAGCAGGTTCTGGACCGTCTCTTTGCCCAGGTAGTGGTCGATGCGGAACACGTTCTCCGCCGAGAACACGTCGTCGACCAGGCGGTTGAGCTGCTTGGACGACTCCAGGTCGTGTCCGAACGGCTTCTCCACGACGACGCGGCGCCAGCCGCCGTCGGTCGTGGTGTCGGCCATCTTCGTCCGCTCGATCTGGTTGAGGACGACCGGGAACAGCGACGGCGGGATCGACAGGTAGAACGCGGCGTTTCCGAGGATGCCGTGCTCGTCGTGGAGGCCCTTGAGCGTCGCGTGCAGGTGGTCGAACGCGTCGTCGTCGTCGAAGGAGCCGGCGACGAACTTGATGTTCTCCGACAGGCGCTCCCAGGCGTCCTCGCGCCACTGGGTGCGGGCGCCGCTCTTGGCCCACTCCCTGGCGACCTCCTCGAACTCGCCGTCGCCCCAGTCGCGCCTGGCGAAGCCGAGGACGACAAAGCCGGGCGGCAGCAGGTCGCGGTTGGCGAGGTCGTAGATCGCCGGGATGAGCTTCTTGCGCGACAGGTCTCCGGTGACACCGAAGATCACCAGCGCACACGGTTCGGGAACCCGGGGCAGCCGCCGGTCGGCCGGATCGCGCAGCGGGTTGGCAGCGCGTCCACCGCGGGTGGAAGCCAGCGTGATCGGCTGGGCCGCCGGGTCGGCCGCGCCTGCCGCCGGTTTGGCCGCCGCCGGACTCGACGCGGAGGGGCTACCGGCTGCGGGGGTGCCGGGAGGTGGTTTCTCCTCCGGGACGCCGGAGGTTCCCGTGTCGGAGACGCCGGATGTCGTTGTGTCGGACGCCTTGCGGGAGCCCGTGGCCGGTTTGGTCATCGCACCGCCTCGAGAAGCTGAGCCAGGCCGGCGGCCCGGTCGGTGAGGTGAAGCCGAACGATCGGGCGGCCGCGGCCGCCGAGCGCCTGGAGGTCGCCTGCGGCCTGTGCCGCCTGCAACGTGCCGAACGTGTAATCCGTACCCGGAACCGGCAAGTCCGTTATGACCGCGCCGGTGAGCTGGAGGAACCCGCCGTTCTGCGGGCCACCCTTGTGATACTGGCCGCAGCTCCGGAGCAGGCGCGGCCCCCAGCCGAACGTCACCGGCCGGTGGGTGCGAGCGGCGAGCGCGGCGCGGAGGCCGGCGGCGTCCGCGTCCACGACCGGGTCGAGGAATGCCATCACGGCCACGTACCCGTGATCGCCGATCGCGTTGAGCAGCCCGTCCACCGCGCCACGGACGTCGGTGGCGGCGCCGAGCACGGCCGCGTCGGCGTAGACCTCGATCGCGCCGTCGACGAGCGCCGGTGTCGTGTGGGGGAGGCCGTGCGTAAGCAGGCGTGCGGTGTTGAGTTCCGACTCCCGGATGTCCGGGTGGGCGGCGGGGTCGATGCCGAGTGCCCTGGCGGTGGCGACGGTCGCGTACTCCCAGGCGACGAACTGCGCGCCGAGCGGACCGTTCACCGTGACGTCGGGCGCGCCGCCACCGCCGGGGACCGCACCGGGGCGCAGTGCGCCGCCGACGGTGACCAGCAGCGCGTCCGACCCGACGGCGGCGGCGGGGTTCTCGACCGCGACCGGCAGGATGCCGCGGCCGTCCTTGCCCGTGGTCTCGGCCAGCAGTTCTTCGATCCAGTCACCGAGGACGACGCCGGTGCCGTCGTCGGCCACGACGAGCGTGTCGCGGCCGGTGCCCGCCGCGGTGGTCAGCGCGCCGCCGAGCGCGGCACCGGGGCTGTCGTCGGCGCCCAGCGTCGCGCCGAATTCCGTGGCTTCGTCGAGCAGCGTGGTCACGTCGGCACCGGCGAGCGCGCTCGGCACCAGGCCGACCGGGGAGAGCGCACGGTCGGCTCCGGCCGGAACGACCCGGCGCGCGCCCATCTCGTGCGCGGTGCGCTCGAGCGGTGTGCCCGGTTCGGTCACGACCACGAAGCGGCGCCCCGCGTCGAGCGCAGTCAGGCCGTCGTCGAGAAACGCCTGGAGGTAGGCGCGCCGGTGAGCGTCGGTCTCGACCGATTCACCGGACCGGTCGGCCACCACGACCACCGTGCGGTCGAGGCGGTCGGCCAGCGTGGAACGCACCCGCTGCGGATCGGTGCTGTCCAGAACGGTCATCCGGACGCCGAACGTCCGGGTGATCGCCTCCGCCGCCGGTGCGGAACCGGCCAGCACGACGTGGTCCAGCCCCTCGTCGGACAACTCCGCACGGAGCTGCGCGAGCGGCTCGACCAGCGGCCGGCCGGGAAGGCCTTCGGCGAGGGCCGCCGTCGCCGGATCGACGGCGCCGGAGACGCCATCGACGCCGGTGACGGTCAGCCCACCGCCGACGGTCGGGCCTCTGAAATCAGGCATCGACCGCGGAGAGCTGCTTCTTCACCGAGTCGAGCAGCTCGACCCAGGACTGCTCGAACTTACTGACGCCCTCGCGCTCCAGCAGGTCCACGACGTCGTCGTAGTCGATGCCGATGCCCGCCAGCGCGTCCAGCGTCGCCTGCGCCTCGGGGTAGTAGGAGGTGACCGTGTCACCGCGCACCACGCCGTGGTCCTCGACGGCCTTGAGCGTGGCCTCCGGCATCGTGTTCACGACGCCGGGCGCGACCAGCTCGACGACGTACTGGGTGTCGTCGTACGCGGGGTCCTTGACGCCGGTCGAGGCCCAGAGCGGACGCTGCGGCTTGGCGCCCGCGGCCGCCAGCGCCTTCCAGCGCTCGGTCGAGAAGACCTGCTCGTAGTCGCGGTAAGCGAGCCGGGCGTTCGCGATCGCGGCCTTGCCGCGCAGCGCCTTGGCCTCGTCGGAGCCGAGCTTGTCCAGCCGCTTGTCGATCTCGGTGTCGACGCGCGAGACGAAGAACGAGGCGACCGAGGCGAGGTTCGTCAGGTCGTGCCCGTTGGCCTTGGCCTGCTCCAGGCCGGCCAGGTACGCCTCCATGACCTCGTTGTAGCGTTGCAGGCTGAAGATCAGCGTGACGTTGACGCTGATGCCCTGAGCCAGCGCGGCGGTGATCGCGGGCAGGCCCGCCTTCGTCGCCGGGATCTTGATGAACAGGTTCGGCCGGTCGACGAGCCACCAGAGCGCCTTGGCCTCGGCGATCGTCGCCTCGGTCTCGTTCGCCAGGCGCGGGTCGACCTCGAGCGAGACCCGGCCGTCGACGCCGCCGCTGCGGTCGAAGACCGGACGCAGCAGGTCGGCGCCGTCGCGGATGTCGGTGGCGGTGACCATGCGGACCGCCTCGTCGACCGAGACCTTGCGGGCCTTGAGGTCCGTCAGCGTCTCGGCGTAGGTGTCGATGTCCTCGAGCGCCTTGGCGAAGATCGTCGGGTTGCTCGTGACACCGACGACGTGCTTCTCGGTGACGAGCTGAGCGAGGTTGCCGCTGTTCAGCCGCTGCCGGGAAATGTCGTCGAGCCATACCGCCACACCGGCGGCGGACAGTTCTGCGAGTGCGTCGGACATGATGGGCGTCCCTCTCTGTCGAATTTCGGCCCGTGGGCCGGGGATACGCCCGGCCCGCTCTCTCGGGTGCGTCCGGGTTCCGGACGCACCGGTGTCCCAGGGCCCGAACGGGCCCCGGGACGGGTGAGTCAGTTGCCGGTGGGGCTGCCGGTGATCGCACCGACCCGGGTCAGGCTGGCGTGCGCGGCCGCGACGATGCGGTCAGGGGTGAAGCCGAACTGCTCGTACAGCACGGTGTACGGAGCGCTGGCGCCGAAGTGCTCGATCGACACCGACTCGCCGGCGTCGCCGATCAGCGCCCGCCACGGCATCGCGATACCGGCCTCGACGCTCACCCGCGCCTTGACGCTCTTCGGCAGCACCTGCTCGCGGTAGGACTCGTCCTGCTCGGCGAACCACTCGAAGCACGGCACCGAGACCAGGCGAGTCGGGGTTCCGTTCTCCTCCAGGCGCTTGCGGGCGACGTCGGCGATCGAGACCTCCGAGCCGGTGGCCAGCAGGATCACCTCGGGCTGGCCGCCGCTGGCCTCGGCCAGGATGTAGGCGCCCTTGGCGGCGTTCTCGACCGGCGCGTACTCGCCGCTCTCCCGGTCGAACGTCGGCAGGTTCTGCCGGGACAGCGCGAGCGCGGTCGGCCGGTCGGTGTGCTCCAGCGCCTGCTTCCACGCGACCACGGTCTCGTTCGCGTCCGCCGGGCGGACGACGTCGAGGCCGGGGATCGCCCGCAGCGCGGTGAGGTGCTCGACCGGCTGGTGCGTCGGGCCGTCCTCGCCGAGGCCGATCGAGTCGTGCGTCCAGACGTAGATCGTCGGCAGCTTCATCAGCGCCGCGAGCCGGACCGCCGGTCGCATGTAGTCGCTGAACACGAGGAACGTGCCGCCGTACGGGCGGGTGCCGCCGTGCAGCGCGATCCCGTTGAGGATCGAGCCCATCGCGTGCTCGCGGATACCGAAGTGGAGCACCCGGCCGAAGGGGCCACCGCTGAACATCTTGGTCTGCCGGTCGGCGGGCAGGAAGGACGGCTCACCCTTGGGGGTGGTCAGGTTGGACTCGGCCAGGTCGGCCGAGCCGCCCCACAGTTCGGGGAGCGCCGGCGCGATCGCGGTGAGCACCTCGCCGGACGCCTTCCGGGTGGCGACGCCCTTCGCGTCTGCCGGGTAGGTCGGGAGCTTGTCGGTCCAGCCGTCCGGCAGCGTGCGGGTCGCCATCCGGTCGAACAGCGCCTTGCGCTCCGGGTTGGCCTCGGCCCACTTCGCGAACTCGGCGTCCCAGGCCTCGTGCGCCGCGCGACCGCGCGTGACGACCTCGCGGGCCCGGTTCAGCGCGTCGGTGGGCACCTCGAACGTCAGCGAGGGGTCGAAGCCGAGGATCTCCTTGGTGGCCTTGACCTCGGCCTCGCCGAGCGCGGCGCCGTGCGCCTTACCGGTGCCCTGCAGCTTCGGCGCCGGCCAGCCGATGATCGTGCGTAGCTGGATGAACGACGGGCGGTTCGTCTCGGCCTTGGCGGCCTGCAGCGCGTCCCAGAGCGCCTGGACGTCCTCGTGGTACTTCTCGCCCGCGGTCCAGTCGACGGTCTGCACGTGCCAGCCGTAGGCGTCGTAGCGCTTGGCGACGTCCTCGGAGAACGCGACGTTCGTGTCGTCCTCGATCGAGATCTTGTTGTCGTCGTAGACCAGCGTCAGGTTGCCCAGCTGCTGGTGCCCGGCGATCGAGGAGGCCTCGCCGCTGATGCCCTCTTCCAGGTCACCGTCGGACGCGATCGCCCAGATGTTGTGGTCGAACGGGCTCTGGCCGGCCGGGGCGTCCGGGTCGAACAGCCCGCGTTCGCGGCGGGCGGCCATCGCCATGCCGACCGCGTTGCCGACGCCCTGACCCAGCGGGCCGGTCGTGGTCTCGACGCCGGGGGTGTGGCCGTGCTCCGGGTGACCCGGGGTCTGGCTGCCCCACTGACGCAGCGACTTCAGGTCTTCCAGGCTCAGCGGGTAGCCGGACAGGAAGAGCTGGATGTAGAGCGTCAGGCTGGAGTGCCCGGCGGACAGCACGAAGCGGTCGCGGCCGGTCCAGTTGGGGTCGGTCGGATCGTGCTTGAGCACCTTGTTGAACAACAAGTAGGCCAGCGGGGCCAGGCTCATCGCGGTGCCCGGGTGGCCGTTGCCCGACTTCTCGACGGCGTCGGCGGCCAGGACGCGCACGGTGTCGACCGCTCGGGCGTCCTGATCGTTCCAGTCGAGTACTGCGTCGTTCTCCGAGCTGCTCACAGGCTTGTCCCTCGTCCGTGTCCTTCTTCAGGACGGAATGGCGTTCCGGCCGGGGGAGTTCCGCGACCGGCTCCTTGGAAAACCCTACCCACCCACTGAGTAACGACGCGTCTCTGGATGGTGTCGTGTGAATGTCCGTCGGGTTCCGGCGCGTCCCACCCACCCACAGCGTGTAGACGATTGGGTGCGGTCTACCATGACTCAGGCGCGCCGTCAGCGTCGCGTCGCAGGGCTGAAGTGCCCGGCAAGTGCTCGGTTTCGGTGGAGCGCGGCCGGAACGATCGGAAGGTGGACGGTCTGCTGTGACCCCCCGCATCCCGTGTCTCGGGCTGGCCCAGGCATGACCGCTCAGCTCGAGACGCCGGTCAGCCCCGGGCCGGCGCGGCTTCGCCCGCTGGGCGTCGTCAAGGCCTACGTCGCGCTGACCAAGCCCCGCATCATCGAGACGCTGCTGGTGTCCACGGTCCCGACGATGCTCCTCGCCGAGCAGGGCATGCCCTCGCTCTGGCTGATCGTCGCCACGGTCCTCGGCGGCACGCTCGCCGCCGGTAGCGCGAACGCGCTCAATTGCTACATCGACCGCGACATCGACGAGAAGATGTCCCGGACGCAGCGCCGCCCGCTGGCGCAGCACACGGTGGAGCCGCGGAACGCGCTGATCTTCGGGATCACGCTCGGCGTGATCGCGGTGGCGTTCCTCTGGTGGCAGACCAACGCGCTGGCCGCGGGCCTCGCGCTCGCCGCGATCCTGTTCTACGTCCTCGTCTACACCGCGGTGCTCAAGCGCCGCACCAGCCAGAACATCGTCTGGGGCGGCGCCGCGGGCTGCATGCCGGTGCTGATCGGCTGGGCCGCGGTGACGAACTCGCTCGGCTGGGCGCCGCTGGTCCTGTTCGGCGTCATCTTCTTCTGGACGCCGCCGCACTACTGGCCGCTGGCGATGAAGTTCCGCGCCGACTACGCGAAGGCCGGCGTCCCGATGCTGCCGGTCGTGGCGGCGCCGAAGGTCGTCACCGGGCAGATCCTGGCGTACTCGTGGGCGATGGTGGCCTGCTCGCTGCTGCTCTGGCCGCTGGCGACCGGCTGGATCTACGGGCTCACCGCGCTGGTGCTCGGCGGGTGGTTCCTGGTCGAGGCGCACCGGCTCAACCGGCAGGTGCGACGCGAGCTCAAGGCCAAGCCGATGCGGCTGTTCCACCTCTCGATCACGTACCTCACGCTGTTGTTCCTCGCCGTCGCCGTGGACGCTCTGCTCTCGTAACGCGTCGCCCGGCTCTACTGATCGGTAACATGCGCTCATGGCCGAGACCGTGGAAGAGAAGACCACCCCGCAGCCCAAGATCGCCCCGATCGTCAAGCGGCTGCGGAGCTTCGCGAAGGCGCACGACGGTGCGACCGCGGTGGTGGAGTACCTCGGGCAGAAGGGTGCCCGGATCGTCCTCGTCGGAGGCGACGGGCGCTGGGGCGACCAGGTGGTCGCCGGTGGCGTCGAGGCGGCGACCACGGCGTGCGCCGAGGCCGAGATCCCGGTGAAGGACGAGTGGGAGCGCGAGCTCGTCACCGGAATTCGCACCGATTCGTACGAGTGGAACTACATGGGCGGCAGCGCGGCCCGCGGCGGCGGCACCCGCTGAGGCAGGCGCGGCCCTGGCTCGACGCGCGATGACGAGAAACCGGGGTCTACCGGCGTCTTAGAGGCTAGTTTCT is drawn from Cryptosporangium aurantiacum and contains these coding sequences:
- a CDS encoding response regulator transcription factor; translation: MRVLVIEDERALADAVTRGLRREGMAVDVAYNGTDGQEMATVTRYDVLVLDRDLPGVHGDVICAELAASGSLTRVLMLTASGTVADRVEGLGIGADDYLAKPFAFEELVARVRALGRRATPPAPPVLTVGDVELDPARRVVSRAGRPVDLTRKEFGVLEVLLSARGAVISSEELLERVWDANADPFTTTVRVTMMTLRKKLGDPPLIETVVGAGYRVTPR
- a CDS encoding HAMP domain-containing sensor histidine kinase gives rise to the protein MTVYGGPAPVRPSRLRPTLRLRLTLLNGILLVGAGLLLLVLSYLLVRDQLMSTEQLAPGSSVTLVDADGSTHTESATAWQESMASTTTTDLLVKGFLALVAIGVAGVAGGHLLTGRALRPLHQVTATARRLSTETLDHRLHHTGPDDEVKELADTFDSMLDRLSAAFGSQKRFVANASHELRTPLAVMRTEIDVTLADDDATVEDLRRMGTVVRDASSRANELIEALLLLARTEAQAGRLAKQIPVDLARGVPSTLAAVAAEAERLSLQVGTDFAPAVVVGDPSLLERLAGNLVENAVRYNVTHGVLNVRTGSDGRQAWLVVANDGPELDQREVPGLFEPFRRGGVERTGTRGAGLGLSIVRAVAGAHGGTVQAVARPGGGLEVTVLIPAADPAVAATLTTPGRDSAPAGRVRGVARPQPR
- the secG gene encoding preprotein translocase subunit SecG — protein: MTIAVSTVLVVTSLALILLILLHRGKGGGLSSMFGGGVSSNLSGSSVAEKNLDRITIATGVIWFACIVTLGLLLKTTAGA
- a CDS encoding RNA polymerase-binding protein RbpA, giving the protein MAGGNAIRGTRVGAGPMGEAERGESAPRRHIPFYCANGHVTRVSFAVEAAEPEHWDCPRCGLPAGKDRENPPAAPRNEPYKTHLAYVRERRSDADGEAILEEALAKVRARRGEV
- the pgl gene encoding 6-phosphogluconolactonase; translated protein: MTVGELSVVVHRDADVLAAAAAARLMVRIVDAQQARGTASIVLTGGGVGIGTLKALNASPARDAIDWGALDIWWGDERYLAAGDPERNEVQATEALLDHVPVDPARVHRMPADTGSAPESAAEQYADELSKAARAGASLPKFDVLMLGVGPEGHIASIFPESPAAYDEGLVTAVRNCPKPPPTRISLTFGTITSADEVWLLAAGAGKAEAVGLALAGAGRVQIPAAGARGGVRTLWLVDEAAAVNVPPNLRLRRS
- a CDS encoding glucose-6-phosphate dehydrogenase assembly protein OpcA, which gives rise to MTTLWDTTGTDVVKALAESRRAAGFVASGVALTLVVVANEKHVSAAEEAASIAAAAHPCRLLIVVRRQIEAPMPRLDAEISVGGRLGPGEAVVMRMYGRLAAHAESVTLPLLAPDVPVVTWWHGEPPERIAYDPLGVFADRRVTDAREAADPIAALHGRAEDYAPGDTDLGWSRTTPWRTLLAGAFDTVIGRPTSVKVITAPRNVTGTLLVGWLRSRLGLEVDLQETAKRGIAEVTVEIDDGTTISVVRQDSHHAILRRTGVPDRIQPLARRSLGEQLAEEIKRLDPDQPYGEALGAATGLTGLNQRSPFRTHVWKDPMPTATPATTS